A genomic window from Streptomyces brevispora includes:
- a CDS encoding S8 family serine peptidase, producing MLMTSESPGYIPGARRVARVAAAAGLVAALAATGVAPVFAADDPATAPVKAAAGNATADKLGTADADLLAKARAKGEKNITMMVATAPGATAQVTKQLDAVKGSVLGRAYDKLGYVRATVPTATAEATIKAASKLTSVHGIDLKQEIMLDDPTPAADRATGAKTTAKSTGTYPAPDKKTPAKNPYNPSFETGAVDFVKQHPKADGRGVTIGILDAGVDIAHPALQKTTTGERKITDWVTATDPVSDGDGTWLRMTDAVSGPTFTYKGRTYSAPKGSYRISLFAEAATKGGDMAGDLNRDGDTTDVWAVLYDPVTGTTRVDLNNNADFSDDDVLNPYKEKHQVSYFGTDDPRTDVVERIPFVVETRKNVVYNAAGNTSDYVSIGVIESEHGTHVAGITAANGLFGGKMNGAAPGAKIVSSRACTWSGGCTNIALTEGMIDLVVNRGVDVVNMSIGGLPALNDGNNARAELYKRLIDIYGVQLIISAGNNGPGVNTIGDPGLADHVISVGASVSKETWAANYGSGVTKKYDMMPFSSRGPREDGGFTPTLSAPGASINSTQTWLPGSPVKEAGYSLPAGYSMLQGTSMASPQAAGATALLLSAAKQKHIELPPADLRTALTSTATEIKGVPAHAQGAGLIDIIGAWKQIQKQGAPAHEYTVKAPVDTAIDFALKTPGFGTGLYDREGGLRAGQTKSYDVTVTRTTGADKNVTHKLSWKYNDGTFKLTGPSTVSLPLGKPVTVKVQAKPGSAGVHSAILQLDDAKTSGVDQQILATVVVAKDLLKPTYAFTASGSVQRNSTTSYFVNVPEGARTLEVAMSALRSGSQTRFISIHPYGVQVENGGTPYCYPNYENPANTCRPDARSYAKPQAGVWEIEVEARRTSPLLDNPYKLDVSLLGATFDPAVQTIAEAKIGTPAAVNWTVTNNAGDLAGKLKGGSLGSAEVERPSISTGGQYAKEVTIGAGVEKLDIAIGGTSDTNADLDLYVFRGATQVGASTTAGSEEAVSLLKPAAGTYTIVIDGYDVPAGTTEYDFRDVYYAPSLGTIAVDESKAVNLAPGASAQVGAQVVVAGAAPEGRQFFGEIQLVNARGTAAGTGSVVIQKVAP from the coding sequence ATGCTGATGACCTCCGAATCCCCCGGTTACATACCCGGAGCGAGACGCGTGGCCCGAGTCGCCGCCGCAGCCGGTCTGGTGGCCGCGCTGGCCGCCACGGGTGTCGCCCCCGTCTTCGCCGCCGACGACCCGGCCACCGCCCCGGTCAAGGCCGCCGCCGGCAACGCCACGGCGGACAAGCTCGGCACGGCCGACGCCGATCTGCTCGCCAAGGCGCGGGCCAAGGGCGAGAAGAACATCACGATGATGGTCGCCACCGCACCCGGTGCGACCGCGCAGGTCACCAAGCAACTGGACGCCGTCAAGGGCTCCGTGCTGGGGCGTGCGTACGACAAGCTCGGGTACGTACGGGCGACCGTGCCGACCGCGACCGCCGAGGCCACCATCAAGGCGGCGTCGAAGCTGACCTCCGTCCACGGCATCGATCTCAAGCAGGAGATCATGCTGGACGACCCGACTCCCGCGGCCGACCGGGCGACCGGCGCCAAGACCACGGCGAAGTCGACCGGCACCTACCCGGCACCGGACAAGAAGACTCCGGCGAAGAACCCGTACAACCCGTCGTTCGAGACGGGTGCGGTCGACTTCGTGAAGCAGCACCCGAAGGCCGACGGCCGGGGCGTGACCATCGGCATTCTGGACGCGGGCGTCGACATCGCTCACCCGGCCCTCCAGAAGACCACCACCGGCGAGCGCAAGATCACCGACTGGGTGACGGCCACCGACCCGGTCAGTGACGGCGACGGCACCTGGCTGCGGATGACGGACGCCGTGTCCGGTCCGACGTTCACCTACAAGGGCCGCACCTACTCCGCGCCCAAGGGCTCGTACAGGATCAGCCTGTTCGCCGAGGCCGCCACCAAGGGCGGCGACATGGCGGGCGACCTGAACCGCGACGGCGACACCACCGACGTGTGGGCCGTGCTGTACGACCCGGTCACCGGCACCACCCGGGTGGACCTGAACAACAACGCGGACTTCTCCGACGACGACGTCCTGAATCCGTACAAGGAGAAGCACCAGGTCTCCTACTTCGGCACGGACGACCCGCGCACCGATGTCGTCGAGCGCATCCCGTTCGTCGTCGAGACCCGCAAGAACGTGGTGTACAACGCGGCCGGGAACACCTCCGACTACGTCAGCATCGGTGTCATCGAGTCCGAGCACGGCACACACGTCGCGGGCATCACCGCCGCGAACGGCCTGTTCGGCGGCAAGATGAACGGTGCCGCGCCCGGCGCGAAGATCGTCTCCTCGCGCGCCTGCACCTGGTCCGGCGGCTGCACCAACATCGCGCTCACCGAGGGCATGATCGACCTCGTCGTGAACCGCGGTGTCGATGTCGTCAACATGTCGATCGGCGGCCTGCCGGCCCTCAACGACGGCAACAACGCGCGTGCCGAGCTCTACAAGCGCCTCATCGACATCTACGGCGTCCAGCTGATCATCTCGGCCGGCAACAACGGTCCGGGCGTCAACACCATCGGTGACCCCGGCCTGGCCGACCACGTCATCTCGGTCGGCGCGTCCGTCTCCAAGGAGACCTGGGCCGCCAACTACGGCTCCGGCGTCACCAAGAAGTACGACATGATGCCGTTCTCCTCGCGCGGTCCGCGTGAGGACGGCGGCTTCACGCCGACGCTGTCGGCGCCCGGTGCGTCGATCAACTCGACGCAGACCTGGTTGCCCGGTTCGCCGGTCAAGGAGGCGGGCTACTCGCTTCCGGCCGGTTACTCCATGCTCCAGGGCACGTCGATGGCCTCGCCGCAGGCCGCCGGTGCGACGGCGCTGCTGCTGTCCGCCGCGAAGCAGAAGCACATCGAGCTGCCCCCGGCCGATCTGCGCACCGCGCTGACCAGCACCGCCACCGAGATCAAGGGGGTGCCCGCGCACGCCCAGGGTGCCGGTCTGATCGACATCATCGGCGCCTGGAAGCAGATCCAGAAGCAGGGCGCCCCGGCGCACGAGTACACGGTCAAGGCCCCGGTCGACACCGCGATCGACTTCGCGCTGAAGACCCCGGGCTTCGGCACCGGTCTGTACGACCGTGAGGGCGGCCTCCGGGCCGGCCAGACGAAGTCGTACGACGTCACGGTCACCCGCACCACGGGCGCGGACAAGAACGTCACGCACAAGCTGTCGTGGAAGTACAACGACGGCACCTTCAAGCTGACCGGTCCGTCGACCGTCTCGCTGCCGCTCGGCAAGCCGGTGACGGTCAAGGTCCAGGCGAAGCCGGGCAGCGCGGGCGTGCACAGCGCGATCCTCCAGCTCGACGACGCGAAGACCTCCGGGGTGGACCAGCAGATCCTCGCCACGGTCGTCGTCGCCAAGGACCTGCTGAAGCCCACCTACGCCTTCACGGCGTCCGGTTCGGTGCAGCGCAACAGCACCACGTCGTACTTCGTGAACGTGCCGGAGGGCGCCAGGACCCTTGAGGTCGCGATGAGCGCCCTGCGCTCGGGCAGCCAGACCCGCTTCATCTCCATCCACCCGTACGGCGTGCAGGTGGAGAACGGCGGGACGCCGTACTGCTACCCGAACTACGAGAACCCGGCCAACACCTGCCGCCCCGACGCGCGCTCGTACGCCAAGCCGCAGGCCGGTGTCTGGGAGATCGAGGTCGAGGCCCGGCGTACGTCGCCGCTGCTGGACAACCCGTACAAGCTGGATGTCTCGTTGCTCGGAGCGACCTTCGACCCGGCGGTGCAGACCATCGCCGAGGCGAAGATCGGCACCCCGGCCGCGGTGAACTGGACCGTCACCAACAACGCGGGTGACCTGGCGGGCAAGCTCAAGGGCGGCTCGCTGGGCTCGGCCGAGGTCGAGCGTCCGTCGATCTCCACCGGTGGCCAGTACGCCAAGGAGGTCACCATCGGCGCGGGCGTCGAGAAGCTGGACATCGCCATCGGCGGTACTTCGGACACCAACGCCGACCTCGACCTGTACGTCTTCCGGGGAGCGACCCAGGTGGGCGCCTCCACCACGGCGGGCTCCGAGGAGGCCGTCAGTCTGCTGAAGCCGGCCGCCGGTACGTACACGATCGTCATCGACGGGTACGACGTACCGGCCGGGACGACCGAGTACGACTTCCGCGACGTGTACTACGCGCCGTCGCTCGGCACGATCGCCGTCGACGAGTCGAAGGCCGTCAACCTGGCCCCCGGCGCGTCGGCCCAGGTCGGCGCCCAGGTCGTGGTCGCCGGGGCGGCCCCCGAGGGCCGGCAGTTCTTCGGCGAGATCCAGCTGGTGAACGCACGCGGCACCGCGGCGGGCACCGGCAGCGTCGTGATCCAGAAGGTCGCGCCGTAG
- a CDS encoding aspartate-semialdehyde dehydrogenase, translated as MKVGIVGATGQVGTVMRGILAERKFPVAELRLFASARSAGSTIAYEGTDITVEDASTADYTGLDIVLFSAGGSTSKALAEKVAAQGAVVIDNSSAWRKDPEVPLVVSEVNAHAIANRPKGIIANPNCTTMAAMPVLRPLHDEAGLEALTVATYQAVSGSGLSGVAELHGQVSKVVAEADKLTHDGGAVDFPEPGVYRRPIAFNVLPLAGAIVDDGSFETDEEQKLRNESRKILEIPELKVSGTCVRVPVFSGHSLQINARFARPISVQRAYELLRDAPGVEISEIPTPLQAAGQDASFVGRIRADETVEHGLALFVSNDNLRKGAALNAVQIAELVAAELKG; from the coding sequence GTGAAGGTCGGAATCGTCGGCGCCACCGGTCAGGTCGGCACAGTCATGCGCGGGATCCTGGCCGAGCGGAAGTTCCCCGTCGCCGAGCTGCGGCTCTTCGCCTCCGCACGCTCCGCGGGCTCCACCATCGCTTACGAGGGCACCGACATCACCGTCGAGGACGCCTCCACGGCCGACTACACCGGCCTTGACATCGTGCTCTTCTCGGCCGGCGGCTCGACGTCGAAGGCGCTCGCCGAGAAGGTCGCCGCCCAGGGCGCCGTCGTGATCGACAACTCCTCCGCCTGGCGCAAGGACCCCGAGGTCCCGCTGGTCGTCTCCGAGGTCAACGCGCACGCGATCGCGAACCGCCCCAAGGGCATCATCGCCAACCCGAACTGCACCACGATGGCCGCCATGCCGGTGCTGCGCCCGCTGCACGACGAGGCCGGCCTGGAGGCGCTGACCGTCGCCACGTACCAGGCGGTGTCCGGCTCCGGTCTGTCCGGCGTCGCCGAGCTGCACGGCCAGGTCTCCAAGGTCGTCGCCGAGGCCGACAAGCTCACCCACGACGGCGGGGCCGTCGACTTCCCCGAGCCCGGCGTCTACAGGCGTCCGATCGCGTTCAACGTGCTGCCGCTGGCCGGCGCCATCGTCGACGACGGCTCCTTCGAGACGGACGAAGAGCAGAAGCTCCGCAACGAGTCCCGCAAGATCCTGGAGATCCCGGAGCTGAAGGTGTCCGGTACCTGTGTCCGGGTCCCGGTCTTCTCCGGCCACTCGCTCCAGATCAACGCCCGGTTCGCCCGTCCGATCAGCGTGCAGCGCGCGTACGAGCTGCTGCGGGACGCCCCGGGCGTCGAGATCTCGGAGATCCCCACCCCGCTCCAGGCCGCCGGGCAGGACGCGTCGTTCGTCGGGCGGATCCGGGCCGACGAGACCGTGGAGCACGGTCTCGCGCTCTTCGTCTCCAACGACAACCTGCGCAAGGGCGCCGCGCTGAACGCGGTGCAGATCGCGGAGCTGGTGGCGGCCGAGCTCAAGGGCTGA
- the pepN gene encoding aminopeptidase N has translation MPGTNLTREEAQERARLLTVDAYEIDLDLSGAQDGGTYRSVTTVRFDSAEAGAETFIDLIAPAVHEVELNGKALDVAAVFRDSRIALPHLVAGSNELKVVADCSYTNTGEGLHRFVDPVDQQAYLYTQFEVPDARRVFASFEQPDLKATFRFTVKAPSGWTVISNSPTPEPSDDVWSFEPTPRISTYITALIVGPYHSVHSSYEKDGQSVPLGIYCRPSLAEYLDADAIFDVTRQGFDWFQEKFDYAYPFAKYDQLFVPEFNAGAMENAGAVTIRDQYVFRSKVTDAAYETRAETILHELAHMWFGDLVTMQWWNDLWLNESFATYTSIACLAYADGSRWPHSWTTFANSMKTWAYRQDQLPSTHPIMADIRDLDDVLVNFDGITYAKGASVLKQLVAYVGMDEFFKGVQAYFKAHAFGNTQLSDLLGALEETSGRDLKTWSKAWLETAGINILRPEIETDGDGRVTSFTVLQEAPALPAGAKGEPTLRPHRIAIGCYDLDASGKLVRTDRIELDVDGERTTVPFPAGTARPAVVLLNDDDLSYAKVRLDEDSLRVVTEHLGDFTESLPRALCWASAWDMTRDGELATRDYLSLVLSGIGKESDIGVVQSLHRQVKMALELYAAPQWREAGLTQWTEATLAHLRAAEPGSDHQLAWARAFAATARNPHQLDLLQSLLDGTQVVEGLAVDTELRWAFVQRLAATGLLDDDEIAAEYERDRTAAGERHAASARAARPSEEAKAAAWASVVESDKLPNSLQEAVIDGFVQTDQRELLAPYTEKFFASVKDVWDSRSHEMAQQVAVGLYPALQVSQETLDATDAWLAAAEPSAGLRRLMSESRSGVERALRARAADAAATA, from the coding sequence GTGCCTGGCACGAACCTGACCCGCGAAGAGGCACAAGAGCGGGCGCGCCTGCTGACCGTGGACGCGTACGAGATCGATCTCGACCTCTCCGGAGCGCAGGACGGTGGAACCTACCGGTCCGTCACCACCGTGCGCTTCGACTCCGCCGAAGCCGGTGCGGAGACCTTCATCGACCTCATCGCCCCGGCCGTGCACGAGGTCGAGCTGAACGGCAAGGCCCTGGACGTCGCGGCCGTGTTCCGCGACTCGAGGATCGCCCTGCCGCACCTGGTGGCCGGATCCAACGAGCTGAAGGTCGTCGCCGACTGCTCGTACACCAACACGGGCGAGGGCCTGCACCGCTTCGTCGACCCGGTCGACCAGCAGGCCTACCTCTACACCCAGTTCGAGGTCCCGGACGCGCGCCGGGTCTTCGCGAGCTTCGAGCAGCCCGACCTGAAGGCGACCTTCCGGTTCACCGTGAAGGCCCCGTCCGGCTGGACGGTGATCTCCAACTCGCCGACGCCGGAGCCCAGTGACGACGTCTGGTCGTTCGAGCCGACGCCGCGCATCTCCACCTACATCACCGCGCTGATCGTCGGCCCGTACCACTCGGTGCACAGCAGCTACGAGAAGGACGGCCAGTCCGTCCCGCTCGGCATCTACTGCCGTCCCTCGCTCGCCGAGTACCTCGACGCGGACGCGATCTTCGACGTGACCCGTCAGGGCTTCGACTGGTTCCAGGAGAAGTTCGACTACGCGTACCCGTTCGCCAAGTACGACCAGCTGTTCGTACCGGAGTTCAACGCGGGCGCGATGGAGAACGCGGGTGCGGTCACCATCCGTGACCAGTACGTCTTCCGCTCCAAGGTGACGGACGCGGCGTACGAGACGCGGGCCGAGACGATCCTGCACGAGCTGGCCCACATGTGGTTCGGCGACCTCGTCACCATGCAGTGGTGGAACGACCTGTGGCTGAACGAGTCGTTCGCCACCTACACCTCGATCGCCTGCCTGGCGTACGCCGACGGCTCGCGGTGGCCGCACTCCTGGACCACGTTCGCCAACTCCATGAAGACCTGGGCGTACCGGCAGGACCAGCTGCCGTCGACGCACCCGATCATGGCCGACATCCGTGACCTGGACGACGTCCTGGTCAACTTCGACGGCATCACGTACGCCAAGGGCGCCTCGGTCCTGAAGCAGTTGGTGGCGTATGTCGGCATGGACGAGTTCTTCAAGGGCGTCCAGGCCTACTTCAAGGCGCACGCCTTCGGCAACACCCAGCTGTCGGACCTGCTGGGCGCGCTGGAGGAGACCTCCGGGCGTGATCTGAAGACCTGGTCGAAGGCTTGGCTCGAAACGGCCGGCATCAACATCCTGCGCCCGGAGATCGAGACGGACGGCGACGGCCGTGTCACCTCGTTCACCGTGCTCCAGGAGGCGCCCGCGCTGCCCGCCGGGGCGAAGGGCGAGCCGACGCTGCGGCCGCACCGCATCGCCATCGGCTGCTACGACCTCGACGCGTCCGGGAAGCTGGTCCGTACGGACCGGATCGAGCTGGACGTCGACGGCGAGCGCACCACCGTGCCGTTCCCGGCCGGCACCGCGCGTCCCGCCGTCGTGCTGCTCAACGACGACGACCTGTCGTACGCGAAGGTCCGGCTCGACGAGGACTCGCTGCGGGTCGTCACCGAGCACCTGGGTGACTTCACGGAGTCCCTCCCGCGCGCCCTGTGCTGGGCCTCCGCCTGGGACATGACCCGGGACGGCGAACTGGCCACGCGGGACTACCTGTCGCTCGTCCTGTCCGGCATCGGCAAGGAGTCGGACATCGGCGTCGTCCAGTCGCTGCACCGTCAGGTGAAGATGGCGCTGGAACTGTACGCGGCGCCCCAGTGGCGCGAGGCGGGGCTGACCCAGTGGACCGAGGCGACGCTCGCGCACCTGCGCGCGGCGGAGCCGGGCAGCGACCACCAGCTGGCCTGGGCCCGTGCCTTCGCGGCGACGGCCCGCAACCCCCATCAGCTCGATCTGCTCCAGTCGCTGCTCGACGGCACCCAGGTGGTCGAGGGCCTGGCCGTCGACACCGAGCTGCGCTGGGCCTTCGTCCAGCGGCTGGCCGCGACGGGGCTGCTGGACGACGACGAGATCGCCGCCGAGTACGAGCGCGACCGGACGGCGGCGGGCGAGCGCCACGCGGCCTCCGCCCGTGCGGCACGTCCCTCCGAGGAGGCGAAGGCGGCGGCCTGGGCCTCGGTCGTCGAGTCCGACAAGCTGCCGAACTCCCTCCAGGAGGCGGTCATCGACGGGTTCGTCCAGACCGACCAGCGCGAGCTGCTGGCTCCGTACACGGAGAAGTTCTTCGCCTCGGTGAAGGACGTCTGGGACTCGCGCAGCCACGAGATGGCCCAGCAGGTCGCCGTCGGTCTCTACCCGGCGCTCCAGGTCTCGCAGGAGACCCTGGACGCCACGGACGCCTGGCTGGCCGCGGCCGAGCCGAGCGCCGGTCTGCGCCGGCTGATGTCGGAGTCCCGTTCGGGTGTGGAGCGGGCGCTGAGGGCCCGTGCGGCGGACGCGGCGGCGACCGCGTAA
- the alc gene encoding allantoicase, which translates to MTFDASDAPALDDDPHANDAAPYGGGDPYADYRTFTGTFTELVDLADRRLGAGVIAANDEFFAQRENLLVRERAVFDPERFGHKGKIMDGWETRRRRGADAARPFPAPDEHDWALIRLGAPGIIRGIVVDTAHFRGNYPQRVSVLATSVQGSPGPEELLADDVKWDEIVPPTPVRGHAANGFEITGGRRYTHLRLCQHPDGGVARLRVHGEVVPDPSWLAALGTFDLISVLNGGSYEDASDRFYSSPTQIILPGTSRKMDDGWENRRRRVRDTNDWVRFRLPAQGAVRAVEIDTAYLLGNAAGWIALQGRDGETGEWFEIIPRTRLRPDTPHRFPLRAQAVVTHVRLDAFPDGGVARMRLHGSLTESGAAELAARYEESGA; encoded by the coding sequence ATGACCTTCGACGCGAGCGATGCCCCCGCCCTGGACGACGACCCCCACGCCAACGACGCGGCCCCGTACGGCGGCGGTGACCCGTACGCCGACTACCGCACCTTCACCGGAACCTTCACCGAGCTGGTGGACCTCGCCGACCGGCGCCTCGGGGCGGGCGTGATCGCCGCCAACGACGAGTTCTTCGCGCAGCGCGAGAACCTCCTCGTCAGGGAGCGCGCGGTCTTCGACCCCGAGCGCTTCGGCCACAAGGGCAAGATCATGGACGGCTGGGAGACCCGCCGCCGCCGCGGCGCGGACGCCGCCCGTCCGTTCCCGGCCCCCGACGAGCACGACTGGGCCCTGATCCGCCTCGGCGCCCCCGGAATCATCCGCGGCATCGTCGTCGACACCGCCCACTTCCGCGGCAACTACCCGCAGCGCGTCTCGGTCCTGGCGACATCGGTGCAGGGCTCGCCCGGTCCCGAGGAGCTCCTCGCCGACGACGTCAAGTGGGACGAGATCGTCCCGCCGACCCCCGTACGCGGCCACGCCGCCAACGGCTTCGAGATCACCGGCGGCCGCCGCTACACCCATCTGCGCCTCTGCCAGCACCCCGACGGCGGCGTCGCCCGCCTCCGGGTGCACGGCGAGGTGGTCCCCGACCCGTCCTGGCTCGCGGCGCTCGGCACGTTCGACCTGATCTCGGTCCTGAACGGCGGCAGCTACGAGGACGCGTCCGACCGCTTCTACTCCTCGCCGACCCAGATCATCCTGCCCGGCACCTCCCGCAAGATGGACGACGGCTGGGAGAACCGCCGCCGCCGGGTCCGCGACACCAACGACTGGGTGCGCTTCCGGCTGCCCGCCCAGGGCGCGGTCCGCGCGGTCGAGATCGACACGGCCTACCTCCTGGGGAACGCGGCCGGCTGGATCGCCCTCCAGGGCCGCGACGGCGAGACGGGCGAATGGTTCGAGATCATCCCCCGCACCCGGCTCCGGCCCGACACCCCCCACCGCTTCCCGCTCCGCGCCCAGGCCGTGGTCACCCACGTCCGGCTGGACGCCTTCCCCGACGGCGGGGTGGCCAGGATGCGCCTGCACGGCTCGCTGACCGAGTCCGGAGCGGCCGAACTGGCCGCCCGCTACGAGGAGTCGGGCGCGTAG
- a CDS encoding LysR substrate-binding domain-containing protein: MTEWDIKKLRILRVLSERGTVTATADALLMTPSAVSQQLSNLGRQLGVPLLEAQGRRVRLTDAAHLVLRHAEAVFAQLERAEAELAGYLRGEAGEVRVGAFSTAVPALVVPAVQLLRADGRPGPDVRVREAEAAEAYELLSGGDVDLALSLAAHAPTARDTRFALLPLLADPLDVALPVGHPLAAAPGLRLADLAAEPWIFGGSGPWSEITTAACEAAGFVPEQAHSASGWTAILAMVEAGMGVALIPRMASAERRKGVALRVLGADLPRRHVVAAVRQGAEAGPAVARVLAALKEVGAAREASFS; the protein is encoded by the coding sequence ATGACCGAGTGGGACATCAAGAAGCTCCGGATCCTGCGGGTGCTGAGCGAGCGCGGGACCGTCACGGCGACGGCCGATGCGCTGCTGATGACCCCCTCCGCGGTGTCCCAGCAGCTGTCGAACCTGGGCAGACAGCTCGGTGTGCCACTGCTGGAGGCGCAGGGCAGACGGGTCCGGCTCACCGACGCCGCGCACCTCGTACTCCGCCACGCCGAAGCGGTGTTCGCCCAACTGGAGCGCGCCGAAGCCGAGTTGGCCGGGTATCTGCGGGGCGAGGCGGGGGAGGTGCGGGTCGGGGCGTTCTCGACCGCCGTGCCCGCCCTCGTTGTACCGGCGGTCCAACTGCTGCGCGCCGACGGACGGCCGGGCCCCGACGTGCGGGTGCGGGAGGCCGAGGCCGCTGAGGCGTACGAACTCCTCTCCGGCGGTGACGTCGACCTCGCGCTCTCGCTCGCCGCGCACGCGCCGACGGCGCGCGACACCCGGTTCGCCCTGCTGCCGCTGCTCGCCGACCCCCTCGACGTCGCCCTCCCGGTCGGGCACCCGCTGGCCGCCGCCCCCGGGCTCCGGCTGGCCGACCTCGCCGCCGAGCCCTGGATCTTCGGCGGCTCGGGCCCGTGGTCGGAGATCACCACCGCCGCCTGCGAGGCCGCCGGGTTCGTCCCCGAGCAGGCCCACAGCGCCTCCGGATGGACCGCGATCCTGGCCATGGTGGAGGCCGGCATGGGCGTCGCACTGATCCCGAGGATGGCGTCGGCGGAACGCCGCAAGGGCGTGGCCCTGCGCGTTCTCGGTGCCGACCTGCCCCGGCGCCATGTGGTGGCGGCGGTACGGCAGGGGGCCGAGGCCGGTCCGGCGGTGGCCCGGGTGCTCGCCGCGCTCAAGGAGGTCGGCGCCGCACGCGAGGCGTCGTTCAGCTGA